The following is a genomic window from Amaranthus tricolor cultivar Red isolate AtriRed21 chromosome 10, ASM2621246v1, whole genome shotgun sequence.
TTTAAACCCCTTTCCTCTTTTTAATTATCCAAATAAGAAATCTTTCATTTTTTCAAATCCCACTCTTTCCTTCCCCTTTATTTCTCTCTATCCAAACACACCGTAAAAGTTGAGCTTATAAAACATTCCATGATAGTTTTGTttaaaattgtaaccatttcatgGAGGTCATAAATTTGAGATGTATACAGTATCAACACTCAAAATAATACTATTTTTGGATAGcaaattaagagaaaaaaagaaaaggagatTCTAGACAAAAATGGAAAAACATAATATAACTATAAATTAgaaatatattttctatattttgcttctatttctttttgttGTGTTACATttaatttccatatatatagcAAATCACATTGAAAactttaataatccaacctttaaattagaattaaattgaaaaacttaaatttatttttgaaaatatatcgaatttttattttcaaattgaaatgatctcaataaatgaatttgtttaaaagaaaataaatatttttcctctaaataggaaaaattgtaTTCTTACCTAAATTTGTCCATATTTTTCTCCAAAAATCTCTCCCTTCTTTTTTATTATCCAAATAAGAGCTTCATAATCCTCTCAAATCCCTCCTCTTTTTCCCATTTCCCTACATTCAAACAGAGTGTAAATGTTAAAAATAAGTCGGTTGAACTTGTTCACATCACATTTGAACTTGTTCACATCACATTTGAACTTGTCAATTGCTACCAGCCTCATCATTTCCCGCACAAATCTTCATGTCATTATGTAGTCTATTCAATAACCCAAGTACATCATCCATCACAAGTTCATGTGAACCTCTAACTGAAATTTCATGAAGAACACCATCAAACACAGTGTAAACACAGTGTAACTGAaatttatatgcatttaatttatctttttcgtATAGCTACGTCttattatctttctcgagtcagGGGACTCCTTTAACCGCGTTCTCCTTTatggtatgagttgccgccgtccttccctccccaaactctgtccataatttttctatgagTGGTCTATGAGTggaatacactgggtaggatgatgatgaccaGCATCAACTTCACTCATACTAGAGCCTGGCAGATCCTTCATTATTCCCTTTTCTTGCATCAACTTTCTTACTTTCTTCACATCATCAAATCTACCAGCTTTAGCATATATATCACAAAGATTTATATAAAAAGCATGATTCAAAGGATCCAAATTAATCAATCTCAAAGCCACCTTCTCCCCTAACTCCACATTCTTGTGCGTTTGGCAACCACCAAGCAATGCACCCCAAACATAGGCATCTGGTTCCATTGCCATGTCGTCAATAAGCTTTTCAGCCTCACGAAAACGTGCAGCCCGACTAAGTATGTCAACCATACAAGCATAGTGATAAACACAGGGCTCAATGGAGAAAATACGTGTCATCATGTCAAAACACTGTCGGCCTTCCTCTACTAAGCCAGCATGAGCGCACGCCGACAAAATTCCAACAAAAGTCACATTGTTGGGCTTCAATTTATGAGCCTTCATCTCATGCAGAAGATTTAAAGCTTCTTTTCCATACCCATGAAGAGCGTAGACCGAGATCATAGCTGTCCATGCCATAACATCCTTCTTTGGCATTCCTCTAAAGGTTTCAATTGCTTTGTCAACACATCCACATTTACCATACATGTCAATCAACGCGGTTGCGGTGACCATATCGATTTCTAACCCGCTCCTCTTGATATACTCACATACCCAATTTCCATAATGAATTGCACCAAGAGACGCACAAGCCGAAAGAACACTAGCAAATGTAATTTTATCAGGTCTAACTGCACCATCGTTCATCATTACCATTTCTAGAAACAACTCCAAAGCAACCTTTGGCTTACCACCTTGAACCAAACCAGTTATCATAGAGTTCCAAGTATAAATACTCCGATTCGACATACTCCTAAACATACTCAAAGCTAAATCAACCTCCCCATTTCTCAAACTCCCAACAATCATAGAATTCCAAGAAACAACATCCCTCTTagacatttcatcaaacaccttATGTGCACAACCCAAAAACCCACATTCACACAACAaattaatcatacaattctGAATATACACATCATAACAAAGCCCAAATTTCACAACATGAGAATAAACAGCCATACCCATAAGAACATCAAGCCTTCCACTACAGTATTTTAAGATAAATGGAAAAGTAAGCTTATCAGGGTTAATACCATTTCTTAGCATATTAATGTAGATTGTTAAAGAATTCATGGACTGCCCAGAATATGATTTGGTAGCATAAGCTCTAATCAAAGCATTATAAACATAAAGATTTGATCTTTCTAGATGTATGAAAAGTTTGGTAGCATAAGGAAGGGAACCTGAATCTGAAATGGCGCAATAAAATAGTAGGCGGGTAGTAAGGAAATAACGATCAGTTTCAGAGAATTGAGGTGATGTTAGTATTTGGGCATGAATCATTTTAAGCTTTCTCATGCTCTTACATTGATTAAGTAGATATAATACTGAAGTTTTCAATAACTTATAATTGGATTCTACCATTTTCTACTACCAACCCCAATATTACTTCAACAACATGTAAACTAGTGTAATGTTTATGCGCATACACCAAATATACTTCCTCCCTTCAATATTAatcgtttaagcttattttatagaaaaatttagTTAGAATAATCTaagtttttactaatttttctataataattttaatttttgattaattatgaataatccgAATTTTATGGTCACTTACCCAAGAGCATTATTACCCAAATAATGACCAATTTTTGCAAGTTAATtgccacacaaaaaaaaaaatcaaatcaaaaatcaaaaaaaattaaaagttaaaaattaaaaataaaattaatcaattcctctttttaatttttaaaatttttttgatttttttaatttaattttgtatttattctttttatttttttaagcaaAATAACTTATTGTATAGGCAAAAAATTACCTTGGTGCATTTTTAGCAAGCACCACttatagttggtattattcatggttaatcaaaagttgggattattgtaggaaaatcagtaaaagatTGGGTTATtcttggtaatttttcctattttatatGTTACGACTAATGTgtaagaataaaatattaaaaaaatgttgtttgaattgtctaatcacatacttcataatattaattatttagaatttttagaCGTGTATAGCTCAacatataaatgattaaaataacatattgaattgtgtaaaagtcaaatgtaacaagtataatagAACAGATAAGTATCAAATTACTAACTTAACTTCTCGTGCAAATGAACGAATACAAAATGTGATTAAtttaattactattaattttGTAGTATATGTGACTCTCATAATTTTATCTAGTTTTGGTTTTGTGGAGTATGTTGTGCTTGGAATGAAGGTTGATGCATCTCGCTTGACCCACTCAAGCAGAATGACTCTCAATTTACAattctttattcattatttgtAGTAGAATAATTATAAGAGAGCAATTGTTCTAacaattttcttctttttatttgatctgCACCTTTTTAAAAAGacctaaatattaatttatagttgGTATACTAATTAGAAATAATTATgagtggatgaaattaaaaagctaataaatttaggggtgaaaattaaaataaaattgtgaCTTGTGAGACCATTACCAAGTATAAAGCAAGTAGAACAACTCAAAAATAGCATTGAATATTGATCAGGATGTATATTTATAACCGATAGtatttttgaatatattataaaGAACACTTTGCGTGATAATAATgaaaacaaatgaagtatttgttgaattttataattatgatttttgatgTAAATAACCAATGTAAATGTGACACGTGTCATAGAGAAAAATATttgtgtaaaaattaattattaaaagt
Proteins encoded in this region:
- the LOC130825644 gene encoding pentatricopeptide repeat-containing protein At5g66520-like — translated: MVESNYKLLKTSVLYLLNQCKSMRKLKMIHAQILTSPQFSETDRYFLTTRLLFYCAISDSGSLPYATKLFIHLERSNLYVYNALIRAYATKSYSGQSMNSLTIYINMLRNGINPDKLTFPFILKYCSGRLDVLMGMAVYSHVVKFGLCYDVYIQNCMINLLCECGFLGCAHKVFDEMSKRDVVSWNSMIVGSLRNGEVDLALSMFRSMSNRSIYTWNSMITGLVQGGKPKVALELFLEMVMMNDGAVRPDKITFASVLSACASLGAIHYGNWVCEYIKRSGLEIDMVTATALIDMYGKCGCVDKAIETFRGMPKKDVMAWTAMISVYALHGYGKEALNLLHEMKAHKLKPNNVTFVGILSACAHAGLVEEGRQCFDMMTRIFSIEPCVYHYACMVDILSRAARFREAEKLIDDMAMEPDAYVWGALLGGCQTHKNVELGEKVALRLINLDPLNHAFYINLCDIYAKAGRFDDVKKVRKLMQEKGIMKDLPGSSMSEVDGVLHEISVRGSHELVMDDVLGLLNRLHNDMKICAGNDEAGSN